In the Excalfactoria chinensis isolate bCotChi1 chromosome 18, bCotChi1.hap2, whole genome shotgun sequence genome, CCTTTGGGTCTTTCCTATCCGACCCCAATGTCTGTTGCTTTCCCTGAGCTCTATTTGAAATGTGGCCATGAACGATAGACATTTGTGACTGCAATGATGGACCAGCAGGTCTAAGGTGAGACCCCTCTGGATCTTCAAGCAGTGGGAAGCACACGCAGAGCAGTGATGAGTGTTCCTGGGAAATAACATCCCCAACATCCAGGCACCTGGCAGCAGATGAGTGCTGGTACAGCAgaactcactgtgctcactgctggagTCAATTCCTGGGCCGTAATGAGGCAGCAGTAATTAGAGTGTCCATGATTCTCATCTAATTAATACTGTGCTGGTTCTTCAGGAACTGCTGCTTTATGGCTTAGCCATAAAAGTTGACGTTCTGTTGAACCGTGATTTGTGAGGTCTCCCATTCTACTTCCTTCCATCCTATTTGTTTTAGGAAAGATTAGCTGCATTAACTTATCAGACTTCCTACCTGTACCAACCTGGAAGATTAATCTAGTCaattaaaatcaattatttgtgttcaaaaacagattaaatGAAACGTGTTGGGCAATATCCGCAAGAGCCATCCAGGATCCCCATCCCATGTCTGGTCCCTGCACAGGTATCAGGGTGCTGCTCAGGCCTTAGATCtatgcccatcccagcaggaacctctgcagctctccacatccttcttggAGCTGGACACAAAATCAGACACGCCGGTCCAAACACCTGGGGACAAGCACTGGAGCCGCATCAAAGAGCTGACAAGTGTTTGTTCTGCTTCACCACGTGCGTCcatttgctgcagagctgggccagGTTTGTCTGACCGGTCACTGCTGTCCCCGGTGCCACACGCAGGAGGTTTCACCCACTTTTCTTTGTCTAGAAACGCTGCAAGGCATTAAGgagaacagagctgctgcaccaATGGACTGACGCACAGCCTACGTGGGACTTTCCATTAGAAACACGTGCATGCTTCTAAAATAATTACCCTATTAGTTCAGGAAGGGACAAGAAATGACTTACACATGGTTCCCATGTAAACACTCCATCCCTGCTCCCCACCTGCTCCTGCCCGGCTCTTCCCCCTCTCCcaccttcctctttctctgccACAGATGAAAGCTTGGGACTGGGGGATGAGGCTGGATGTTTGCAAGCTGGGGATCCCGCTTGTCACCTCCAGCTTTCTCCATGAGTAGCTCAGAGCTCTCTGGAGTGGGGCTGTGATGCTGGTGGTGGGTCACCCGGTGAAGGAGATCCTCCCCAtgccacagagctgctcagctaCAAAGGGAAATGtgcttctcccttcctccaGCCCTCCCCAGTGCCTCCAGGAGAGCTGAGAGTCAGCATTGTTGGCCTTCCTCCCCCGGCAGCGGGGAATGTGTGAGCTGGACGGGCTGAGTAAAAATGACCTAATGcagaaaagaatcagaaaatgaGCAATGAGAGAGAGGGTTATAACAATGCTTCCCGTATGAGTTCGCAGCACCCAGGGGACTCCCACAGCCGCTGGATTTCCTgtcctggcagcagcccagcccgGCTTATTTTGCTTCCTTGACAGACAGCATCTgagctgttgttatttttacctCAGAAgtgtgttgttttctcttttttttctttctcccccgGATTTCTGCAGAAGTGACACCACAAACGCCAGccctggagctcagcagcacttgTTCTCCCAGCCGCAAGGCAACGACAAACAGCTGGGGGGCATCACTGCCTGCTGCGCCCCTGGGCAGGGCGAAATCCCACAAAGGACGGCTCTGAGCCCCCCAGGGTCACAGCTGGTACGGAGACAACCACTTCAATGCATCCCTGCATGACCCCCATCCCAGCAGAAGCAAAAGTCCCAGGACAAGCCCAGACTGACCCCGTTGCCACACAGGTATTAAAGACCAGGTGCCCCCACAACAGATCCCCCGTCACCTTCCAGGGAGCTCAGCTACCCAAGAGAGAGGAATTTGATGTGGTCTCCACCCACCTACATCACTTGCTGAGCAGGGCTCAGTGGCTCACACAGGAGGTCAGCTGCTTTGCCGGAGCAGGGGAATTCTTGTGTCTGCAGATTCGATATCTAGCTGCTGAGTTATGTTTAGTCTACGGCTGTAAAGTAGCCTTGTTTCTATTCTGAGAGTATTTGTCTAATCAGGGGTCCAAGGAATTATTCTGCTCAGTAGAAAGCTGTGTTTATTTGGTTAAGTTCATGCTCCAGGATGGACGCCTTGGAGAAGCCCAAGAAAGGTTGAACGCTGCTGGAGCGCCCTGGGACACGGCACACCTGTAAGGAGGGCAAACACTTCACTGACTGCAGAACAAAGAGGAGGGCTCCAttctcccagctgcaggcagctctgaagTGGGGCTCACGTGCAACCTGGCACTGCCCAGCACAAAGCATTCCTCCTTCCcaggtgctgggctgctcctttggtgctgctgggtggACACGTGGCTCGGTGCCCCTTCCCAGTCAGCCTCCATCCACCACACACTCATCagcctgaaatattttcattttctattttcagaacTTCATTCATAGATCACAGATGACCGCAACACCCTCCTCTGGAGGCCTCAGCTGACgaagcactgagctgcagggtGTTTGAAGGGCGAGGACCCATCACCTACGGTAGGTAAACCTGATTTCAGTTCACCCCAACCTCCCCATCCCTAACGGTGTGGGGAAGCCATAGTGATAAACCcattgaaatcatttccccatGGCCCTTTGCCTTATTGCTGCCTTTATCCCAATGAGCTCCACACCACCAAGGTACCAAGGGCGCTCATGCCGGGCAGATTTCCCCCTCTTTGTACACTACAAACACAGCTGAGTTGTGACTACCACAAACTGAGCAACCATGGGTTTTATCTCCAAGATAAATCCCTGCTATCTGCTGAGATAAGGCCCGCTGCAGCACCCCCTCATTTGGGGAGGGAGCAGCTTCCCCACTGAGAATTGACCTACAGCAGCCATGCCCACAGAGCCCACAGTTGGGCACTGGCAATAGGATCTTTCTCCCCATGGTATCTCCAACCAGCAGATCTGAATGCACAGGATCCACTGAATGCACAGGAACCAGCCCCTATAGAGCATTTTCCCTACAGATcccagctgagcacagccaaGCAGTGCAGCCAGGACTTGACACAGCATTACTGGGCTTTTTGCTGCTCCTTTTGATGTGTCCCATGGGGACCCACTGGTACATGAGGTCACTCACATCTCTGGGCACTCCCTCATTCACAGGCCCGTGCCCCACTGGGTTTACACAGCAAACGCTGTCCCTGGGAACAGTCTCATTTTGGGCAAAACTCGCTGCATTTCTGGCCTCAGCCTTTAACCTGGGAGCatctggcagctgctgcagcacacaagACAGCTCAGCATTTCATGGGACCAGGTTTTCCCATCTTTAGTCACGTTTACGCTCCTCCAGCACAGAGAAACATACCACAAAGAAAAGGCTACGAGAAATGACATTCTCCTTTTATTTACCTATGACCATGACAATGTATTTTTGCTAGCTGCAGAGATGCTTCGCACTGTAAACTGGGCGCCCGGATGCATGCAGTCCATCCGGCTCCGCCGCGTTCAGCAACAGCCCCGCGTCTCCAAACGCAGTGTTGTGATCCGGAGTAGGGAGAGCACCGATTCCCAGAGCTGCTTATCTCCACCAGCAAGCCCTCCGTCGTCAGGGCAGGATATGTACACCCAGGCTCCCCCAGCGCTGCTAGGGAACGCGTTATcggtttggttttttttcttccttttctttgtcagaTAAAACCTGCAAACTTAGAAAATGTTGCACGCACTCGTAAAAGAGAAGGCATCCGCTCCACGGGAGAACTCCGCCGCGACACGCACAACTATTGCACTTGTAAATTGGGAACGAGGGTTTCCTATAATACAGCGATGCGTCCAGCGAGAGGAGGTCAATAAATAAACCAGGAAGGAGGggagccagcagctcctgcGGGACGGCCGCTTCAGGGCAGGGATGCACAGCAGCACCGCGGGGCTGGGTCAGGTCAGGAGTCCTTTGTCCAGGGATGACGCCCACACGGGTGCTGCCCGGGGAAAAGCAGAGCCCTGCATAAAAGCCTTCCTCCTCCACGCTGGGTCGGGATCAAGCGCCGCCATCCAGCGATGCTCGCAGCTCAGGTTCACAGTAGTCATGCGGGAGCTCCCCTCCTGGCTGACAGCCGCCCCGACGGCGTCGTACCAGCGATGGCGGGACGGGGCGATGGAGCAGTACCAGCCTGCTTGGCGCCGCTGCCCCCCGCTGCCCCACACCAGGGGGGCATGGCCTGCCACAGCGAGGTCCCCACCGCCGGTTCCATGTAAACACGCAGCTCCCAGTCTGCCCCGTCACCCTACAGCGGGGAGCTGGCTTTCTTCTGGTGGATGATGTCCAAGTACAAGTCAGAGCGGAGGAAGCGGGGGTACGAGTCCTTCTCCATCAGCCCGTAAATCCTCTTCTGCGCGAGGTCGAAGCAGCCGCGGGTGATGTTTTGCAGGTTCTCCTTGGTGTGCTCCCGTGTGTAGGAGTCCAGGTTCACCTGTGggcagaaagagcagtgagcGGCCCCACGGgccccacagcactgagctgactCTGAGCGGGAGCCGGCCTCACCTCCTTGCAGGACTGGATGGCGATGTACTCTGCAAAGATCTTCTTGGCCTTGGAGACCATCTTGGACTGGGATTTGATCTTCTTGTACTCCTCACATGCCAACCAGAACTCCAGGTTCTCCTCACTGAACTCGGTGCGCAGGAAGGCCCTGAAGGCTGCGAGCCCATCTGTGGGGACAGACACAGGGCTCTATCAAACCCCAAATCCCTGCCATCTCACTCCCTAAATATCCCCTACGAACAGCAGCGATGCAGGTGATGATGCTGGGCCTGGCAGCACCAACATAAACCACATGTGTGCTTAGTGCCCAGTTCTCAGCCATCTGAGATCACAAGGGGAAGCTCAGCATGGATTGGGTGCAGTGTTGGAGCTGGGATCCCCACGGGGACATGCAAACAACATGTTGTGCAGTTGTGGTGCACAATACGGCAAGGAAGGGAGCATTGcaaagcagctcctgccccacaGACACGAGGCAAGAAGGGGATCCTGCCTTTCCCTCCCCAGTTAGAGTTGGACCACAGTCCCAAGCTCTCCTCCGCTCCTGCAGCAAAGCGCCCCCCTCCCCCCTGGTTTGgtagaggaaaaatgaatgcagggaaaggatcatagaatcacagaatggtctgggttgaaaaggatctcacagatcatccagttccaacccctctgccacgggcaggatcaccaaccaccagaccagactgcccagagccacatccagccttggaTGCTCCATTCCATCTCCACACCAGAGCTTAGGAAATCACAGTGCTCCCCATGCACACACCTGGACATTCCCCATTGGCAAAGGCAAAACGAGAGGGGCAGACACTCACatttgtgcagcagcagcttttccagGGACTCCCCCCACTTGAGAGCTTCCTCAGGTGCAGGCCTGCAGGACGAGAGCATTTATTAGCAGAGTGAAGCTGCGAAAGCCACAGTCGCTGCCTGCCACCACACAGCTGCCCCGGGGGAAGAACACTTCCAGCAGCAGCGGCATCACTGTGCACCCTGCAGTActgagctggctgtgctggaatGAATGCTCTGCACTTAGAGTGGCAGGAAGAAAACCAGAGGTAAgagagggctgtgtgtgctgctgcctccGAGCCAGCACTGGAAAAATCCCAGGcagtgcccagggctgtgggatTTCAGGTGCCCCAATAAAGCCGCAGGGCGTGCGGCCGGGCAGCGCTCgtcccagctgctggagcacctccagagcTGAGCAGTTTCCCAAAGCATCCTCTGTCCAGCTGAAGGTGTCATGGTGAAGCACTGGGGGAAAGCAGGGAAATTTCCAGTCCCGAGTGCTGCTGTGCCGCCGGCACAGGGCAGGGAGATCCCCGCAGCCAAAACCATATTTAACACAGCTCACAGAGCTCTCTGCCCACAACCTCCCCAGCTGGATGACCCAGCATTGCCAAAGGTGGCACCAAGACTGGACAGAGCTGGTCCCCAAACCCCGTGCCCCCGGAGCCGCACAGTGCCCACCCGCAGCACCTACTTGAGCGACTTGAGCACTTTGTCCAGCTTGCCGGAGGGGTTGGCTCCCGGAGACTCGTTCCTCCGCCGGAAAATCCCCAGCCGGTTCTTCATATCCTTGGCTCTGGAGGAGAAGAGCAAGGTTTAGGGGcgggcagggcagggagcagcacccGGAGGTACACGGTGCCACGGGGAGCCCCGTCCCGCTCGTCGCCCATCACCTACTCCTTCATGGTGTGCCGGCGCTGCAGGCTGCCGTTGTGCGGCCGCTGCACGCCCAGCAGCATCTCGGCGTGAAACTCCAACGGCTGCGGTTTGGAGAGGTCACGGAAAAAGGGCATCGTTTGCCGGGACAGCTCCCGCACTGCCGGCACACCCGGCCCGGCTCTGCGCTCTGCGGCTCCGCACCGCGCTCCGGGACAGCGCGGAAGTGGGAGGGCCGAACGGAGCTGCGTGGCGTGGATGAGGTGTGGGAGAGGAGGGCTGTGTGTCAGCCCCAGCGCTGCTCGGGACGGCTCCGCCGTTGCTGGGGAAACTcgaggaaaggtggaaaaaagcaTGGGAGGGGGCGGGGAGATGGGGCCTGTCAAGGGACGGAGGGGAAAGTCATCGCGGCGGGGATTTACGAGCGCTATTTATAGGGCGCTGGGGAATGCGGCGGAGCTGAGCGGGGCCGGCGGTGCGGGGCTGTGTCCCCTCTGCGGGGCCGGCAGCACGGCCGGGAGCCGTCGGGATGGCAGCGACCGGGTGTCAGTTTGGAGTGGGCACGGCCATGGGGACATCCCCGCAGCGGGATGGTTGGGGCACAATGCGTAACCCACAGCGACGGCACCGCACGGTGCCAACCCGCACGTGTCCCCACACTGCCGTGCCCAGATGTGCAGCCGCGCACGGCGCTCCGGTTGCCCAGGAAGCTGCAATGGGCACACGGCACCGCTCTGAGCAGCGGCCACGGGAAGGGCCGCAACGGGCACCAGCATCGCCCCGGTCCTGCCCGGTGACAGTGAGCACGGGACGGGCGGTGCTGACCCCTCGTGGCACAGCTCCTGAATGCACCGGGGCTGGTTGGGGACGCGGGGTGTCCCGCAGGTCCCGCATTGCAGGGTGCTCAGAGGAGCTACCACTGCGAGTGGCTGCGGACGGGGCTGGCTGGGAACACGAGGGACACAGAGGGGTTCACGGTGTCCCCAGCCGTCTCCAGCTGCTGCCGGGCCCCGGCGCAGCGCTGACACCGGACCAACAGGTCCAAGCAAGGAGCTCTAAGCCCCACCTGCATCCCATCAGCGAGGCACAAGGCAccccacacagctcccagcaaCAATTTCAGCACTGTTCCCACTTTAGCAACGTAACCACCGCAGCTGGGAGCCGGGCGAGGtgtgaaaagcactgaaaagtccctgtgtttgtgtgtgtgcgccCATGTGCCCATCCATCCATGTAAGGAAGCAGCATCTGTGGGCTGCACTTTGTGCACCCtgtgcacccacagctctgcagcgcCAGGTTTCCTGGCTGTCCCACACAGGAAGCAAAGCCCCTGAGGAGTTCCCAAACTTAAATGGGAGAGCTGTGCTCTCACTGCTCCTCTTGCAGATGCTCACGAACAAACAACAAGAATCCACAATACACTGCTGGGTTCTACCTGGAGCCACCCCCATCAGCCATCTGCAAGGCCTCGTCCAGCCCCATCTCCCCATGCCACCTCCAAGCCATGCCCTGCAGCGCACACCCTCAGGAACCCCGTCCTACCTTTCCAGGCACTTCTCTGACAGATCCACCATGGTGAGGAGCATCGGGAGCAGCTGGCAGTGCAGAACCGCAGCCACTCTCCCCATAAATACCCCACAGGCCGCCTGgcagccatccctgcagccaaTCGCCGCCCGCTGCGACGCACCGATCCCACAGCCATCCCAAGGTGAGCGGCACAAACCCTCCCCGCGCCCTACAgatcccccccccctcaccgCCCCAATTCCCCCTGCTCACGTGGGGGATGTCCCCGCTGCAGATGGCGAGGGATTGATTTTCATCTCAAGTGTTTGGAGGATGAAAGGAGCTATAAATAGGCGGCTGCGGCAGAGCGTGCGGGACAACAGTGCCGCTCTGTGGCAGGCAGCACGCGGGGAGCTGCCATCCAGATGCACACACAGCCACGCACGGCACCACGGCCACGTGCAGCACTCCACCTGCCCCCACTCACGTGCGTGGGGCAATGCCAGGGCACAGCAATCCTGCCTTGCAAAACTCACCCCCCATGGCCCCACcgagctgcagctgtgctcagggcaAGCGAAGGCCATGGCTCTCCTGTCCTTGCCCTGACCAGCTGCGGGGCATCCCAAACCCTTCATGCAGTGTTGGAGCTGCAGCGTCCCACCCGTCACATCACTGTGAATGCCAGCACTCATCCCACCCACCTCCCAACCACCAGGAGCTCTGGGTGAATGGGGTATGGTACCCCATGGGCTCAGCCCTGGTGCTTTGCCCATGGCACTATTGAACCACAGCACTTACAGGCTTCTGCTCCTCTTCTTGCGGGAGGTCTCATCCCCTTCATCACAGCTGCATTCGGGGTTGCCTCCACTCAgctggggggagaaaaaagcagtGCTTGCATCACTGTGCCATGCATGCCCTCACACCACCAAGGAGCTCCACCAGCACCTCCTGAGGTCCctgtgcagcagctccttcccccaaAGGCTGCGGCAGAGCAGGGGCTGAAACCCTGACTCCCTCCCTGCCTGTGTCCTGGGACATCCCACAGCTGGTGGCCTGGGAACCCCTTGGCTTCAAGGTGCTGACAGCGGACCCCCCTACAGGGACACTCACACACTCCTTCCCAATGTTCCCATCTCTGCTGTTCTGAGtgggcagggggctggagcaccccaAATACCCTGGGGGTCTCCCAGCAGTCCCCAGGCAGGAAAAATCAGGGCAGAACTGAACCATAAcatggcagctgctgggagcacccGGAGCTTCCTATCACCAACCTCCACCCAGAGGTGATCTGGGCAGCCCTGGGGACCTCGGAGGTGCTGCGAGGTCAGGGtgtcaccagcacagctctgagccacAAAGCCCACTGCTGGGGACCTCATGGGCCACCTTCACTCAAGGGGCTTCGCCGCctcactgagcacagctgggaggggGCTCATAGCCAACCCCACAGCCAGCCCCACaaccagcccagccccacaccgCTTCCTCGGGGTGCTTTCCAGGATCTCCGATCCATGGCAGTGCCGTGGGAACCCGCTGCACGGCCCAGCAGCCCCGGGCTCAAGGCTTCTGACACTTCCTTCCATTCTGCGCCCGGGTTTCCGGAGTTTATCGGCCCCAAACAATGCAGCCCCTGCAAAGCGCCTTCCCCCCACAGATAGGGCCGGCCGGGGCGACGCGCAGCCGGGCCACGCTTCCTGCCATTGTCCAGAGAGGCTCCGCTGAGCTCAGGGACAAAAAGCAACCGCTGCTGAGTCCCAGCACTCCTGGCTGTAAAACAACAACCTGCCCAGACTGAGAGCAGTGGGAGGCACAGGGAACCGTGGGCACAATGGGATGATCCCATAAATAATCCCACTTGGTGAACAAGGCGAGGCCACTGGGTGCCGtagtgctgcaggcagtgctgggcctggggGGATGCAGAGGGGAATCGTACATCAGCACCAGATCTGAAAGCTTGGAGGGTTCTGCTGGGCTCCTCCAAATGCAAAGAGCACCAAAAGTCCCTCCCAAGTGTAGGCAGGGAATGGCTGTGGCACAAAGCCCCCTGGGCAAGGGGGTTGGGGCAGGGAGAGGCGGcacaggaggagcaggaaggggaCCAGGGGCTCCAAGGGCAAATTGTGCTCCAAGAAATGGCAACCAAGGTGGCTTTTGATGTATCAGGAGAATGGCACGGGAAGGGTTAATCTCATCACGGGTTTAACCCACTGTGCTGTCAGGCTTGGTagcacacagagctctgcaccAGCATCCCCTGCCAAGAGGTGGAGCAGCATGCAATGCAGTCCCAAGCACTGCAAGGTGCTCTCAAGCAGTGTGATGTGGTCCTGAACCAAACAGCATGGTTATGAGCCATGCAACAAGGCCCCACGCTCTGCAACATTGTGCACCAACCCACGTACCTTCCTGTGCCCTGAGAAGAGCAGGCTGAGCTGGTGGATGGAGCCTCCATTCTTGGTGAGCTCCTTCTTGAGGGTCCTGGGGGAGGGCAGGGCCCAGTGCCCTGTGCTGCCTTGGCTGTCTGAGCAGTTGAGCGTGGTGTCGGAGGTGAAGCAGTGCCCCTTGgcctcctgcagcaggctgccctCGCTGTGTGTGCGGCGCCGCAGGGAGCTCTGCACGCTCAGTGTGTATGCAGGCTGGCAGCCCGACGTCTCAATCATGCTGCTGCGCT is a window encoding:
- the RGS3 gene encoding regulator of G-protein signaling 3 isoform X3, with amino-acid sequence MQLSPHLMLETDAEKPGQMHLEERRVAAGNAPLATEAPAPSEAPAAAQGPLLTKKQPAAAEKGEEQPSSVPAFVIPELRLDSSFSVVGTASSTTDGEDEEEEDEDDEEEDDEDEEDDSDENYLERSEAKRSSMIETSGCQPAYTLSVQSSLRRRTHSEGSLLQEAKGHCFTSDTTLNCSDSQGSTGHWALPSPRTLKKELTKNGGSIHQLSLLFSGHRKLSGGNPECSCDEGDETSRKKRSRSLAKDMKNRLGIFRRRNESPGANPSGKLDKVLKSLKPAPEEALKWGESLEKLLLHKYGLAAFRAFLRTEFSEENLEFWLACEEYKKIKSQSKMVSKAKKIFAEYIAIQSCKEVNLDSYTREHTKENLQNITRGCFDLAQKRIYGLMEKDSYPRFLRSDLYLDIIHQKKASSPL
- the RGS3 gene encoding regulator of G-protein signaling 3 isoform X6 translates to MGRVAAVLHCQLLPMLLTMVDLSEKCLERAKDMKNRLGIFRRRNESPGANPSGKLDKVLKSLKPAPEEALKWGESLEKLLLHKYGLAAFRAFLRTEFSEENLEFWLACEEYKKIKSQSKMVSKAKKIFAEYIAIQSCKEVNLDSYTREHTKENLQNITRGCFDLAQKRIYGLMEKDSYPRFLRSDLYLDIIHQKKASSPL
- the RGS3 gene encoding regulator of G-protein signaling 3 isoform X4, which codes for MKGLGCPAAGQGKDRRAMAFACPEHSCSSVGPWGVSFARQDCCALALPHAREWGQVECCTWPWCRAWLCVHLDGSSPRAACHRAALLSRTLCRSRLFIAPFILQTLEMKINPSPSAAGTSPTAKDMKNRLGIFRRRNESPGANPSGKLDKVLKSLKPAPEEALKWGESLEKLLLHKYGLAAFRAFLRTEFSEENLEFWLACEEYKKIKSQSKMVSKAKKIFAEYIAIQSCKEVNLDSYTREHTKENLQNITRGCFDLAQKRIYGLMEKDSYPRFLRSDLYLDIIHQKKASSPL
- the RGS3 gene encoding regulator of G-protein signaling 3 isoform X5; the encoded protein is MLFSTFPRVSPATAEPSRAALGLTHSPPLPHLIHATQLRSALPLPRCPGARCGAAERRAGPGVPAVRELSRQTMPFFRDLSKPQPLEFHAEMLLGVQRPHNGSLQRRHTMKEAKDMKNRLGIFRRRNESPGANPSGKLDKVLKSLKPAPEEALKWGESLEKLLLHKYGLAAFRAFLRTEFSEENLEFWLACEEYKKIKSQSKMVSKAKKIFAEYIAIQSCKEVNLDSYTREHTKENLQNITRGCFDLAQKRIYGLMEKDSYPRFLRSDLYLDIIHQKKASSPL